Proteins from one Calditrichota bacterium genomic window:
- the rsmG gene encoding 16S rRNA (guanine(527)-N(7))-methyltransferase RsmG, which yields MFHVKQHNDLERFFEFLQKRLISLSSEQKEKLKIYLNRLITFSSSHRVVSRNDIDLIVEKHFLSSFCFVDQIKRSVSINDSILDLGSGAGFPGVPLSIFFSENKVVLVESIRKKALFLKKICKELELSCEVKNLRIEDFRKTNKDVFKFITARALASIDELIALSLSLMGNGELHTIKGFDYLNEFTKNENHIIMPTEFSNSWTDYSNYLTNKVYLKIRVK from the coding sequence ATGTTTCACGTGAAACAGCATAATGACCTGGAAAGATTCTTTGAGTTTCTTCAGAAGAGACTTATCAGTTTATCATCAGAGCAGAAGGAAAAATTAAAAATTTACCTGAACCGGCTTATAACTTTTTCGAGTTCTCATCGTGTGGTTTCCAGAAATGATATTGATCTAATTGTAGAAAAACATTTTTTAAGCAGTTTTTGTTTTGTTGATCAAATAAAAAGGTCGGTTTCAATAAACGATTCTATTTTGGATTTGGGAAGTGGGGCAGGGTTTCCCGGAGTACCGCTCTCTATTTTTTTTAGTGAAAACAAGGTGGTGCTTGTAGAAAGTATCAGGAAAAAGGCACTCTTTTTAAAAAAAATATGCAAAGAGCTGGAACTCAGCTGCGAAGTAAAAAACCTTAGAATTGAGGATTTCCGTAAAACAAATAAAGATGTTTTTAAGTTCATTACTGCAAGGGCACTGGCATCGATTGATGAGTTGATTGCTTTGTCTTTGTCTTTAATGGGAAATGGAGAACTGCACACTATTAAAGGGTTTGACTATCTAAATGAGTTTACAAAAAATGAAAACCACATAATAATGCCAACGGAATTTTCAAATAGTTGGACTGACTATTCGAATTATTTAACTAACAAGGTCTATTTAAAGATAAGAGTAAAATGA
- a CDS encoding DUF4931 domain-containing protein: MSEIRLDPVDNDAVVISPERNKRPKDNWDKSEKDITKCPFCPGNENLTPAENFSLKDDLKNWTIRSFPNKYPAFTDSSNHISGIQEVIVESVNHDLNMGEYSKVHLTDLLYTYKQRIAELKQQKSVKYVVVFKNHGVHAGASLAHPHSQIVGLGFIPQELKNKIERLERLYHKNKKCYYCGLAETSNIIYENDSFISFIPETAKYSYQSWIIPKEHFSYYEKTPSAMLGELADVILKILKSINRFLDCPPLNLIINSGFDVKANPYFHWNIQIIPRTAQLAGFEMATGCYINQVKPEQAAAHLKKLI, from the coding sequence ATGTCAGAAATTCGGCTTGATCCAGTTGATAATGATGCTGTTGTAATATCGCCGGAAAGAAATAAACGACCAAAAGATAATTGGGACAAGTCGGAAAAAGATATAACAAAATGTCCCTTTTGTCCAGGAAACGAAAACCTAACACCTGCTGAAAATTTTAGCCTAAAGGATGATTTAAAAAATTGGACAATTAGATCCTTCCCTAATAAGTATCCCGCATTTACTGATTCTTCGAACCATATTTCAGGTATTCAGGAAGTAATCGTAGAATCTGTTAATCACGACTTAAATATGGGGGAATATTCAAAAGTACATTTAACTGATTTACTTTACACTTATAAGCAGAGGATAGCTGAACTTAAACAACAAAAATCCGTTAAATATGTTGTGGTATTTAAAAACCATGGTGTGCATGCAGGAGCTTCACTTGCTCACCCACATTCACAAATTGTTGGGTTAGGTTTTATTCCTCAGGAATTAAAGAATAAAATAGAAAGACTGGAAAGATTATATCATAAAAACAAAAAATGTTATTATTGCGGTTTAGCCGAAACTTCAAATATTATTTATGAAAATGATTCGTTCATCTCATTCATACCTGAAACCGCAAAATATTCATACCAAAGCTGGATAATTCCGAAAGAACATTTCAGCTATTATGAAAAAACACCGTCTGCTATGCTGGGAGAGTTAGCGGATGTTATATTAAAAATTCTAAAATCAATAAACAGGTTTTTAGATTGCCCGCCATTAAACTTAATCATAAATAGCGGGTTTGATGTCAAGGCAAATCCCTATTTCCATTGGAATATTCAAATTATTCCAAGAACGGCACAGCTGGCCGGATTCGAAATGGCAACGGGATGTTATATTAACCAGGTAAAGCCTGAACAGGCAGCAGCTCATTTAAAGAAATTGATATAG
- a CDS encoding amino acid permease translates to MSILEKKKQLKKELSLLHIYAMATGATIASGFFLLPGLAYSSAGPAMVLSYLIAVIPVIPALFSMSELSTAMPRAGGVYFFLDRSMGPLLGTIGGFGTWLALILKTAFALVGIGAYMGVFFPEISMTPFAIGFAIFFGIVNLLGAKKTGGFQLFLVFGILVLLIWFSVTGLFEIKTTHFVDIFETSYGSIISTTGLVYVSYVGLSKIASVSEEVKNPEKNIPIAMFMALGTAVLIYVVGTSVMIGVIPGSELANNLTPVATSANLLVGKWGAILMTLAAVLAFLSVANVGILSSSRYPLAMSRDHLMPPFFRKLTKNQIPINAILFTVAAIIFVLLAFDIQKIAKLAGAFQLILFALSSLAVIVMRESKIDSYDPGFKSPLYPWMQIIGIITPFWIIVEMGWLPSLFSVGLLVLGTAWYFYYARGKVIRDGAIYHIFARLGEQRFEGLDAELRGILKEKGLRDQDPFDAVIASSTIIDIKYKVEFDKIVEKVSEKFEKIVKTKAETLKKTFLDGTLVGATPVSNGAALPHLRLPEIKHSEIIMVRSKYGVVVNVDDNLPGKHIPADKINAFFFLISPEENPGQHLRILAQIASHVDDKRFIKRWLDAENEQDIKELMLRDDRFIRLLLRPSTKAEKLIGIPISKLSLPEGCLIALIHRSGEIIVPKGQIVLEVNDQLTIIGYPEGIQTLYEKFDVSA, encoded by the coding sequence ATGAGCATTCTTGAAAAGAAAAAGCAGCTTAAAAAAGAATTATCACTTCTTCATATTTATGCAATGGCAACCGGTGCTACGATAGCCAGCGGTTTTTTCCTTTTACCTGGGTTGGCTTACTCAAGTGCCGGTCCTGCAATGGTCTTAAGCTATTTAATTGCTGTCATCCCGGTTATTCCAGCATTGTTTAGTATGTCAGAACTATCAACTGCTATGCCGCGTGCAGGCGGTGTTTATTTTTTTCTGGATAGGAGCATGGGCCCGTTATTAGGGACTATAGGTGGCTTTGGAACCTGGCTTGCATTAATTCTGAAAACAGCTTTTGCGTTGGTTGGAATTGGCGCATACATGGGAGTTTTTTTTCCGGAAATTTCGATGACTCCATTTGCAATTGGCTTTGCTATTTTCTTTGGTATAGTAAACCTGCTAGGGGCTAAGAAAACGGGAGGCTTTCAGCTATTTTTAGTTTTTGGTATTCTGGTCTTATTGATATGGTTTTCTGTTACAGGCTTGTTTGAAATTAAAACAACACACTTTGTAGATATTTTTGAAACAAGCTATGGTTCAATAATCAGTACTACAGGGCTCGTTTATGTTAGCTATGTAGGTTTATCTAAAATTGCCAGCGTTTCAGAAGAAGTTAAAAATCCGGAAAAAAACATCCCGATTGCAATGTTTATGGCCCTTGGGACAGCGGTTTTAATATATGTTGTCGGTACATCTGTTATGATCGGCGTTATACCTGGTAGCGAATTGGCTAATAATTTAACTCCCGTTGCGACAAGCGCAAATCTCCTTGTTGGAAAGTGGGGAGCAATCTTGATGACTCTTGCCGCTGTCCTGGCATTTTTGTCTGTTGCAAATGTTGGGATTTTAAGTTCGTCCCGCTATCCATTGGCTATGAGTCGGGACCACCTAATGCCTCCTTTCTTTAGAAAACTGACAAAAAACCAAATTCCAATAAATGCAATCCTTTTTACTGTCGCTGCAATTATTTTTGTTTTACTTGCTTTCGATATTCAAAAAATTGCAAAACTTGCCGGCGCCTTTCAATTAATCCTCTTTGCATTAAGTTCGCTTGCAGTAATTGTCATGAGAGAAAGCAAGATCGATTCATATGACCCGGGATTCAAATCACCACTGTATCCTTGGATGCAAATAATTGGAATAATCACTCCATTTTGGATTATTGTGGAAATGGGCTGGTTACCCTCTTTGTTTTCAGTTGGATTATTAGTGCTGGGAACAGCCTGGTATTTTTATTACGCTCGCGGAAAAGTTATTAGGGATGGCGCAATATATCATATTTTTGCGAGACTGGGTGAACAGCGGTTCGAAGGCCTGGATGCTGAACTGAGGGGCATTCTAAAAGAAAAAGGATTACGTGACCAGGATCCATTTGATGCGGTAATTGCCAGTTCAACAATTATTGATATAAAATATAAAGTTGAGTTTGACAAAATTGTTGAGAAAGTTTCTGAAAAATTTGAAAAGATTGTAAAAACAAAAGCAGAAACGCTAAAAAAAACATTTCTGGATGGAACACTTGTTGGAGCGACTCCTGTTTCTAATGGCGCAGCATTGCCACATCTTAGGCTGCCTGAGATAAAACACTCGGAAATAATTATGGTTCGGTCCAAATATGGTGTTGTGGTAAATGTTGATGACAACCTGCCTGGTAAACACATTCCGGCAGACAAAATTAATGCTTTCTTTTTTCTAATAAGTCCTGAGGAAAACCCGGGGCAGCATTTAAGAATATTAGCACAAATCGCCAGCCATGTGGATGACAAGCGTTTTATTAAGCGTTGGTTGGATGCAGAAAACGAGCAAGATATAAAAGAGCTAATGCTTAGGGATGATCGTTTTATCCGGTTGTTATTGCGGCCAAGTACAAAAGCTGAAAAATTAATTGGGATTCCAATAAGTAAACTATCACTGCCGGAAGGTTGCCTTATCGCTTTGATTCATCGATCGGGAGAAATTATTGTTCCAAAAGGACAAATTGTTTTAGAAGTGAATGACCAGTTAACAATTATTGGATATCCTGAAGGCATCCAGACATTATATGAGAAGTTTGATGTTTCGGCATAG
- the glgA gene encoding glycogen synthase GlgA: protein MDQLKILYLASEVTPFARAGGLGDVTGALPKALKNLNQEIRIIMPKYKFINERKFVLREVIRLREIPVTVNGRTELASVKSAFVPDSKVQVYFVEIADFFNKPGLYNDPITNEKYEDNAERFAFFAKAAMETLKTLSWQPDLIHCNDWQTAYVPVYLKTIYHADEFFKGIKTVYTMHNLTNQGSFDKSVAEKIDFDENEVKEDGMFGKDGQLNLTKAAIYFSDYITTVSENYSNEILENDDIGYSFGQLLKDKGENFEGILNGVDYDVWSPEKNKTLPANYSIEDLSGKEENKKALLTRLGLEYTEGKPVLTMVSKLTEQKGLDLLIEALPKLMDMDIQLCILGEGDPDIAQTLMDAQVKYAGNLVVNVTYDENMSHLFEAGADIFLMPSKYEPCGLNQIFSLRYGTIPVVSPIGGLLDTVEEYDPQIDDGTGFVMETLTAKSLLEEVKKAIELYNNPEKWQELQKRIMQEDFSWEISAKRYLEIYEKMIAG from the coding sequence ATGGATCAACTTAAAATTTTATATTTGGCTTCAGAAGTTACACCATTTGCAAGGGCAGGTGGTTTGGGCGATGTAACCGGCGCACTTCCGAAGGCTTTAAAAAACCTTAATCAGGAAATTCGCATAATAATGCCAAAATATAAGTTTATAAATGAACGAAAATTTGTATTACGCGAGGTTATCAGATTAAGGGAGATTCCTGTTACAGTTAATGGGCGGACAGAATTAGCCAGTGTAAAATCAGCATTTGTTCCTGACAGTAAAGTTCAGGTTTATTTTGTTGAAATAGCAGACTTTTTTAACAAGCCCGGTTTGTATAATGATCCTATTACTAATGAAAAGTACGAAGACAATGCAGAACGCTTTGCATTTTTTGCCAAGGCTGCAATGGAAACATTGAAAACATTATCCTGGCAACCGGATCTTATCCATTGTAATGATTGGCAAACAGCATATGTCCCGGTTTATTTAAAAACAATTTATCATGCAGATGAATTTTTTAAAGGCATAAAAACAGTTTACACGATGCACAATTTAACCAATCAGGGATCATTTGATAAATCAGTAGCAGAGAAAATTGACTTTGATGAAAATGAAGTAAAAGAAGACGGTATGTTCGGCAAAGATGGACAGCTTAACCTGACTAAAGCGGCTATCTATTTTTCGGATTATATCACCACCGTTTCTGAAAATTACTCCAATGAAATCCTTGAAAATGATGATATTGGATATTCTTTTGGGCAGTTATTAAAAGACAAGGGTGAAAATTTTGAGGGCATTTTAAATGGCGTTGATTACGATGTCTGGTCTCCAGAAAAAAATAAAACCTTGCCCGCAAACTATTCTATAGAAGATTTATCCGGTAAAGAAGAAAACAAGAAGGCTTTATTAACACGGCTTGGTTTGGAATATACAGAAGGAAAACCCGTCTTAACAATGGTTTCAAAGTTGACAGAACAAAAAGGGTTGGATTTACTAATTGAAGCGTTACCCAAATTAATGGATATGGATATTCAATTATGTATTTTAGGCGAAGGCGATCCTGATATTGCACAAACGTTGATGGACGCACAAGTTAAGTATGCCGGAAACCTTGTAGTTAACGTAACCTATGATGAAAATATGTCTCATTTGTTTGAAGCAGGTGCTGATATATTTCTAATGCCTTCAAAATATGAACCATGTGGTCTAAACCAGATTTTTAGTTTGAGGTATGGTACAATTCCAGTTGTGTCGCCCATTGGCGGGTTGTTAGACACGGTAGAAGAATATGATCCCCAAATTGATGATGGAACTGGTTTTGTAATGGAAACATTAACAGCAAAAAGCCTTCTTGAAGAAGTGAAAAAAGCAATTGAGCTATATAATAATCCTGAAAAATGGCAAGAACTTCAAAAACGTATCATGCAGGAGGATTTCTCCTGGGAAATTTCCGCAAAACGTTATTTGGAAATTTATGAAAAAATGATCGCCGGTTAG
- the murQ gene encoding N-acetylmuramic acid 6-phosphate etherase encodes MFNELSALVTESRNTNSSNIDELNTQEILNVMNSEDHKVPEAIKNEIPFISEAVDIVTYAFKNGGRLVYAGAGTSGRLGVLDASECPPTFGVPKDMVIGLIAGGYEALHQAVEGYEDYEENGAKDVSSVNLTEKDVLCGIAASKRTPYVLGAIKEAKKRGAKTLAVVCNPREHLQFDVDVAICPVPGPEVVMGSTRLKAGSSQKMVLNMITTASMIKLGKVYENMMIDLQQNNLKLVERSKKIIMLAADVDYNQAAKFLDMANGHVKTAIFLSLTDVTPKDAEKYLSQNNGFLKKAIKDWQVNSK; translated from the coding sequence ATATTCAATGAGTTGTCTGCACTGGTAACTGAGAGTAGAAACACCAATAGTTCTAATATTGATGAACTTAATACACAGGAAATACTTAATGTAATGAACTCCGAGGATCACAAAGTCCCGGAAGCGATTAAAAATGAAATACCATTTATTTCAGAAGCCGTTGATATTGTTACTTATGCTTTTAAAAATGGGGGGCGATTGGTTTATGCCGGTGCTGGAACATCCGGTCGGCTTGGAGTTTTAGATGCTTCAGAATGCCCGCCAACTTTTGGTGTACCAAAAGATATGGTTATTGGATTAATTGCCGGAGGTTATGAAGCTTTGCATCAGGCTGTTGAAGGTTATGAGGACTATGAGGAAAATGGAGCTAAAGATGTTTCATCTGTGAACTTAACCGAAAAAGATGTTTTGTGCGGAATCGCTGCCAGTAAGAGAACTCCTTATGTTTTAGGGGCAATTAAGGAGGCCAAGAAAAGAGGAGCAAAAACATTAGCTGTAGTCTGTAACCCTAGGGAGCATTTGCAATTCGATGTGGATGTAGCGATTTGTCCGGTTCCCGGGCCCGAAGTAGTAATGGGTTCAACACGGCTAAAAGCAGGATCTTCACAAAAAATGGTTTTAAATATGATTACAACTGCTTCAATGATAAAGCTTGGCAAAGTCTATGAAAACATGATGATTGATTTACAGCAAAATAATTTAAAACTTGTTGAACGGTCAAAAAAAATAATAATGCTTGCAGCTGATGTAGATTACAATCAGGCCGCTAAGTTTTTAGACATGGCGAACGGTCATGTAAAAACAGCAATTTTTCTTTCTTTAACTGATGTAACTCCCAAAGATGCAGAAAAATACTTATCACAAAACAACGGTTTTCTAAAAAAAGCAATAAAGGATTGGCAAGTTAATTCAAAATAG
- a CDS encoding HAD family hydrolase, with translation MQKAIFLDRDGTLNEEMGYINHASRFKVFDYTFKAIRILNNSGFLVFVITNQSGLARGYFDEDLLSDIHNRFIEDAKKEDAIIEQVYFCPHHKDGVIKKYKKDCDCRKPKPGMLLKARDEYNLSLENSFMIGDRYKDIQFGQKNNLSTIMVLSGYGLGEFTYQRKSWDKHPDFICKNVLEAAMLIEKIETSEL, from the coding sequence ATGCAAAAAGCTATATTTCTGGATAGGGATGGGACGCTCAATGAAGAAATGGGCTATATAAACCATGCGTCACGTTTCAAAGTATTTGACTACACGTTTAAAGCCATCCGAATATTAAACAATTCCGGTTTCCTGGTTTTTGTGATTACAAATCAATCTGGTTTGGCAAGGGGATACTTCGATGAGGATTTACTGTCGGATATTCATAATCGTTTTATTGAAGATGCTAAAAAAGAAGACGCAATAATTGAGCAAGTTTATTTTTGTCCACATCATAAAGATGGGGTCATAAAAAAATACAAAAAAGACTGTGATTGTAGAAAACCAAAACCTGGGATGCTGTTAAAAGCACGTGATGAGTACAACCTGTCACTTGAAAATTCTTTTATGATTGGAGACAGATACAAAGATATCCAATTTGGTCAAAAAAACAATCTCAGCACTATCATGGTATTGTCGGGATATGGATTAGGAGAGTTCACTTATCAGAGAAAATCCTGGGATAAACATCCTGATTTTATTTGCAAAAATGTACTCGAAGCAGCAATGCTAATTGAGAAAATTGAAACTTCAGAGCTGTAA
- a CDS encoding alpha/beta fold hydrolase, with product MNQLYKSEPIFKKQSKNGLLMLHGFTATPYEFLDFSKEFEQDNYSLSIPLLRGHGKSVEDLKNCHWYQWFEDAKNALFELRKICDHIFVIGQSMGGTLALHLASHYQVEGVILLAPGLFLKQKGSSFLPAISPFKTYFDKKDGPDIKNEISRAKAVSYDKTPVKGVIELKRLFSHVKKDLPEVYAPTLLFHSQDDHVIDYKSSEYIYDHISSKNKRILTLTNSYHVLSLDNEKNIIKKETKKFIARILK from the coding sequence ATGAATCAATTGTATAAAAGTGAGCCAATTTTCAAAAAACAATCTAAAAATGGATTGTTGATGCTTCACGGTTTTACAGCAACCCCATATGAGTTTTTAGATTTTTCTAAAGAGTTTGAACAAGATAATTATTCTTTGAGTATTCCATTGCTAAGGGGCCATGGTAAAAGCGTTGAAGACCTTAAAAACTGTCATTGGTACCAATGGTTTGAAGATGCTAAAAATGCGCTGTTTGAACTGAGAAAAATATGTGATCACATTTTTGTAATAGGACAATCTATGGGTGGAACCTTGGCTTTGCACCTGGCTTCACATTATCAGGTTGAGGGAGTAATACTGCTTGCCCCGGGTCTGTTTTTAAAACAAAAAGGATCTTCATTCTTACCTGCAATTTCTCCATTCAAAACATATTTTGATAAAAAAGATGGCCCTGATATTAAAAATGAAATTTCAAGGGCAAAAGCAGTCTCATATGATAAAACACCAGTCAAAGGTGTAATTGAATTAAAACGACTTTTTTCGCATGTTAAGAAAGATTTGCCAGAAGTTTATGCCCCCACATTGCTTTTTCATTCTCAGGATGATCATGTAATTGATTATAAAAGCTCAGAATATATTTACGACCACATTTCCTCAAAAAACAAAAGAATTCTCACCTTAACAAATTCCTACCATGTCTTATCTCTGGATAATGAAAAAAATATAATAAAAAAGGAAACAAAAAAGTTTATAGCACGGATATTGAAGTAA
- the rpiB gene encoding ribose 5-phosphate isomerase B, with product MKVVIGADHAGYVLKENIKTYLNAKDIAFTDIGTFKEESVDYPEFAYKVGNAILKEEADMGILICGTGIGMSISANKIKGIRAALVHNKETAELSRLHNNANVLCIGSRQTEKDTALELLDAWLNTSFEGGRHEKRIDLINKLTGL from the coding sequence ATGAAAGTAGTTATAGGTGCAGACCATGCCGGATATGTTTTAAAAGAAAACATCAAAACCTATCTCAATGCAAAAGATATTGCGTTTACAGATATTGGCACATTTAAAGAAGAGTCTGTAGACTATCCGGAGTTTGCATACAAAGTTGGGAATGCTATTCTCAAAGAAGAAGCTGATATGGGTATTCTTATTTGTGGCACAGGGATTGGTATGAGTATTTCAGCAAATAAAATAAAAGGCATTCGCGCAGCATTAGTACATAACAAAGAAACTGCTGAGTTAAGCAGGCTGCACAACAATGCCAACGTGTTATGTATTGGTTCGCGCCAAACAGAAAAAGACACTGCTCTTGAATTACTAGACGCATGGCTTAATACATCTTTTGAGGGTGGCCGGCATGAAAAACGAATTGATCTGATTAATAAATTAACCGGATTATAA
- the mnmG gene encoding tRNA uridine-5-carboxymethylaminomethyl(34) synthesis enzyme MnmG, producing MIYDIAIVGGGHAGIEAAVICAKMGFDTALISLDKKKIGLMSCNPAIGGLAKGQLVREIDALGGAMGKIIDEAGIHFKMLNTSKGPAVQSPRAQADRDYYAQVAQNHISSFEKITVVEDMAIEIIIEENGHISGLKLLNDRLLQAKVVIITAGTFLNGLIHTGTHKLEAGRAGDLPAKGITESLQKIGFRSGRLKTGTPPRIHKDTIDYSKIENQKPDEVPQPFSFSTEKIERNQLSCFITYTNTETHEILKEGFDRSPLFTGRIQGVGPRYCPSIEDKIDRFSDKERHQLFLEPEGFENDEVYVNGFSSSLPGEIQERALKTVQGLENAKIIRLGYAVEYDFFPPDQLTNTLETKLVKNLYFAGQINGTSGYEEAAAQGLIAGINACLSLKKKPPFILKRSEAYIGVLIDDLINKIHEEPYRMFTSRAEFRLLLRHDNADLRLMDYAKKLGVLDSLTAKHLENRRQEIDEIKNKILPEKITPEVFNSGLEVKTSSISRSETIETLLKRPELKLQDLMALLKTKRQFHDNSISEVEYSVKYKGYLDRQQMLVDKFSKVEKKTIPSELNYLEIKSLSAEAREKLNRIKPKNLGQASRISGVRHADLSVLMIFIEKFKLENVSRETA from the coding sequence ATGATTTATGATATAGCCATTGTTGGTGGAGGACATGCTGGAATTGAAGCTGCAGTAATTTGCGCAAAAATGGGGTTCGATACCGCGCTAATATCTCTGGATAAAAAGAAGATCGGATTAATGTCTTGTAATCCTGCCATTGGAGGTTTAGCAAAGGGGCAATTGGTTCGTGAAATTGATGCTCTTGGTGGGGCAATGGGCAAGATTATTGATGAAGCAGGAATTCATTTTAAGATGCTCAATACATCAAAGGGGCCTGCTGTACAATCACCGCGTGCACAGGCTGACAGAGATTATTATGCGCAGGTTGCCCAAAACCATATATCTTCATTTGAAAAGATAACGGTGGTTGAAGATATGGCTATAGAAATTATTATAGAAGAAAATGGCCATATAAGCGGATTGAAACTATTGAATGATAGACTCCTTCAGGCAAAGGTTGTTATTATTACAGCAGGAACATTTTTAAATGGATTAATACATACCGGCACGCATAAACTTGAAGCAGGTAGGGCAGGAGATTTACCCGCAAAAGGAATAACTGAATCATTACAAAAAATTGGTTTTAGATCTGGCAGGCTCAAGACGGGTACGCCGCCAAGGATTCATAAAGACACAATTGATTACTCTAAAATTGAAAACCAAAAACCTGACGAGGTTCCCCAGCCGTTTTCATTTTCTACGGAAAAAATAGAGCGTAACCAATTAAGCTGTTTTATTACATATACAAATACTGAAACCCATGAAATTTTGAAAGAAGGTTTTGACCGCTCCCCACTTTTTACCGGAAGGATTCAGGGAGTTGGCCCGAGATATTGCCCGTCAATTGAAGACAAAATTGATCGCTTTTCAGATAAAGAAAGGCATCAACTTTTTCTTGAACCGGAAGGCTTTGAAAATGACGAAGTATATGTTAATGGTTTTTCTTCAAGTCTACCAGGCGAGATTCAGGAGCGTGCTTTAAAAACGGTTCAAGGTTTGGAAAATGCAAAAATTATTCGGTTGGGTTATGCAGTTGAATATGATTTTTTTCCACCGGATCAACTAACAAACACTCTGGAAACAAAACTCGTAAAAAATTTATATTTTGCCGGACAAATCAATGGAACCTCTGGTTATGAAGAAGCAGCAGCGCAAGGGTTAATCGCAGGAATAAACGCTTGCCTTTCACTCAAGAAGAAACCACCGTTTATTCTTAAAAGATCCGAAGCATATATTGGGGTCTTGATAGACGACCTTATAAATAAGATCCATGAAGAACCATATAGGATGTTTACCTCACGGGCAGAGTTTCGTTTGTTGTTAAGACATGACAATGCAGATTTAAGGTTGATGGATTATGCTAAAAAACTTGGGGTGTTAGATTCGCTGACTGCTAAACATCTTGAGAACCGAAGGCAGGAAATTGATGAAATCAAAAATAAAATTCTTCCAGAAAAGATAACCCCGGAAGTTTTCAATTCTGGATTAGAAGTAAAGACGAGCTCAATAAGCCGATCGGAAACCATCGAAACTCTTTTAAAAAGGCCAGAACTAAAACTGCAGGACTTAATGGCTTTGCTAAAAACAAAAAGGCAGTTTCATGATAATTCTATTTCAGAGGTGGAGTACTCGGTTAAATACAAAGGGTATTTGGATCGACAACAAATGCTTGTGGATAAATTTAGCAAAGTAGAGAAAAAGACGATTCCGTCAGAACTGAACTATCTTGAAATCAAATCTTTGTCTGCTGAAGCACGCGAAAAGTTAAATAGAATAAAACCCAAGAATCTTGGACAGGCCTCTCGTATTAGCGGGGTTCGTCATGCGGATCTATCTGTATTAATGATATTTATTGAAAAGTTTAAATTGGAAAATGTTTCACGTGAAACAGCATAA